From the Accumulibacter sp. genome, one window contains:
- a CDS encoding tetratricopeptide repeat protein yields MRTAPPLRRPVVLLVGLLLLSIVAAGIVLHATRSGTADPPAQTAATTTTAAGDGGRAPRFVGAAACRSCHEVEYRAWSGSNHDRAMQTATPDTVLGDFANATFRQHGVESRFYRRGDRFFVRTEGADGKLADYEIGYTFGVYPLQQYLVAFPGGRYQALSIAWDSRPKEKGGQRWFHLQPERRVDHKDALHWTGNYQNWALQCAECHSTNLRKGYDAASHTYRSTFSEINVACEACHGPGSRHVAWAAGAKPPHPAQGDIGLPRLGSRWLDAWKFPTADARVAVRDKPSDPAGMNVCAACHARRSTLSEERKPGAVLADSHRLAMLTAPNYHADGQQREEVYVWGSFLQSRMQQSGVTCMDCHEPHSLQTRARGNALCNRCHNAAQHDVPAHHRHQTGGPGAQCIDCHMPTQNYMVIHARQDHSLRVPRPDLSLSLGTPNACNQCHADRKPEWAAQAMDRWYGRAWRDRPSYGPTLHAGATRGMQGLPGLLDLARNPAAPGIIRATAATLAQPHTTPETLQTAHTLLADPDPLLRIAALGLLDAAPPEVRLQIAAPLLSDPVRGVRIEAARLLADVPSERFGAAGRAAQAAAMQEYQNALDLEADWPSGRLNIGILRLRQGRGDEALLAFEQAIALDPLFEPAYVNLADTLRRLGRDADGERVLRQGLALLPRSAELHHALGLLLVRQGDQRAALRELSAAARLAPENPRFLYVEAIALHSAGRKSEALALLRRADQRHTFGDSIQNSPLPASPRR; encoded by the coding sequence GTGCGGACCGCGCCGCCGCTGCGGCGACCGGTCGTGCTGCTGGTCGGACTGCTCCTGCTCAGCATTGTCGCCGCCGGCATCGTCCTGCATGCGACGCGCAGCGGCACAGCCGACCCGCCAGCGCAGACCGCCGCCACCACCACGACCGCAGCCGGCGACGGCGGCCGGGCGCCGCGCTTCGTTGGCGCCGCCGCCTGCCGCAGCTGCCACGAAGTTGAATACCGGGCGTGGTCCGGATCGAACCACGACCGCGCGATGCAGACTGCGACTCCGGACACGGTACTCGGCGACTTCGCAAACGCCACGTTCCGCCAGCATGGCGTCGAATCCCGCTTCTACCGGCGCGGCGACCGCTTCTTCGTGCGCACCGAGGGAGCGGACGGCAAGCTCGCCGACTACGAGATCGGCTACACCTTCGGCGTCTACCCGCTGCAGCAGTACCTGGTCGCCTTCCCAGGCGGCCGCTACCAGGCGCTGTCGATCGCCTGGGACTCGCGCCCGAAGGAGAAGGGTGGGCAGCGCTGGTTCCACCTGCAACCCGAGCGCCGGGTCGACCACAAGGATGCGCTGCACTGGACCGGCAACTATCAGAACTGGGCCCTGCAGTGCGCGGAATGCCACTCGACCAACCTGCGCAAGGGCTACGACGCCGCCAGCCACACCTACCGCAGCACCTTCAGCGAGATCAATGTCGCCTGCGAAGCCTGCCATGGTCCCGGTTCGCGGCATGTGGCGTGGGCCGCCGGGGCCAAGCCACCGCATCCGGCGCAGGGCGACATCGGGCTGCCACGACTCGGCAGCCGCTGGCTCGATGCGTGGAAATTTCCCACCGCCGACGCCCGCGTCGCCGTGCGCGACAAGCCCTCCGACCCTGCCGGCATGAACGTCTGCGCCGCCTGCCACGCGCGCCGATCGACCCTGAGCGAAGAGCGCAAGCCCGGCGCAGTACTCGCCGACAGCCACCGGCTGGCGATGCTCACCGCCCCCAACTACCACGCCGATGGCCAGCAGCGGGAAGAGGTCTATGTCTGGGGCTCCTTCCTGCAGAGCCGGATGCAGCAGAGCGGCGTCACCTGCATGGACTGCCACGAGCCGCACTCGCTGCAGACCCGCGCCAGGGGCAACGCCCTCTGCAACCGCTGCCACAACGCCGCCCAGCACGATGTGCCCGCACACCACCGGCACCAGACCGGTGGCCCGGGCGCGCAGTGCATCGACTGCCACATGCCGACGCAGAACTACATGGTCATCCACGCCCGGCAGGACCACAGCCTCCGCGTTCCGCGCCCCGACCTCTCGCTCTCGCTCGGCACGCCGAACGCCTGCAACCAGTGCCATGCAGACCGCAAGCCGGAGTGGGCTGCGCAAGCGATGGATCGGTGGTACGGCAGGGCCTGGCGCGATCGCCCGAGCTACGGGCCGACCCTGCACGCGGGGGCAACGCGCGGCATGCAGGGCTTGCCCGGCCTGCTCGATCTCGCGCGCAACCCGGCGGCACCGGGCATCATCCGGGCGACGGCTGCGACCCTCGCCCAGCCACACACCACCCCGGAGACGCTGCAGACGGCGCACACGCTGCTCGCCGACCCGGATCCCCTGCTGCGCATCGCGGCACTCGGGCTGCTCGATGCGGCACCGCCCGAGGTGCGCCTGCAGATCGCCGCGCCACTCCTCTCCGACCCCGTGCGCGGCGTCCGCATCGAGGCGGCGCGCCTCCTCGCCGACGTTCCCAGCGAGCGATTCGGCGCCGCAGGGCGGGCAGCGCAGGCGGCGGCGATGCAGGAATACCAGAATGCACTCGATCTCGAGGCCGACTGGCCATCTGGCCGCCTCAACATCGGCATCCTGCGACTGCGCCAGGGGCGTGGCGACGAGGCGCTGCTGGCTTTCGAACAGGCAATCGCACTCGATCCACTGTTCGAGCCGGCTTACGTCAATCTCGCCGACACCCTGCGCCGGCTCGGCCGCGACGCCGACGGAGAAAGGGTGCTGCGGCAGGGACTCGCCCTGCTGCCGCGAAGTGCCGAGCTGCACCACGCGCTCGGTCTGCTGCTCGTACGCCAGGGCGACCAGCGAGCCGCACTCCGCGAGCTCTCGGCGGCCGCGCGCCTCGCCCCCGAAAACCCGCGCTTCCTCTACGTCGAAGCGATCGCCCTGCACAGTGCCGGCAGAAAGAGCGAAGCCCTCGCACTCCTGCGCCGCGCCGACCAACGCCACACTTTCGGTGACAGTATACAAAACTCGCCGCTGCCGGCATCACCCAGGCGGTGA
- a CDS encoding REP-associated tyrosine transposase, which yields MARLARVVAAGYPHHVTQRGNRRQQTFFCDDDYREYLHLMSDSCNRAGTEVWAYCLMPNHVHLIMVPQDPDGLRRAISETHRRFTRRINLREGWQGHLWQERFHSFLLDETHLLAAVRYVENNPVRAGLCAHAEEWPWSSVRAHLRGEDDGLARVAPLLAMVGNWPEYLGAAVEQPLVDKIHAHTRTGRPLGEEAFVEELEGRLNRRLRPQKRGPRPRPEAGDEEALSPPG from the coding sequence GTGGCGAGACTTGCGAGGGTGGTGGCAGCGGGTTATCCGCATCACGTGACGCAGCGGGGCAACCGGCGTCAGCAGACCTTCTTCTGCGATGACGATTATCGCGAGTACCTGCACCTGATGTCGGATTCATGCAATCGTGCCGGGACCGAGGTCTGGGCTTATTGCCTGATGCCGAACCATGTCCACCTGATCATGGTGCCGCAGGATCCCGATGGCCTGCGCCGCGCGATCAGCGAGACCCACCGGCGATTCACGCGACGCATCAATCTCCGCGAGGGATGGCAGGGCCATCTCTGGCAGGAGCGATTCCATTCGTTCCTGCTCGATGAGACGCACCTGCTGGCCGCCGTGCGCTACGTCGAGAACAACCCGGTTCGGGCCGGCCTCTGCGCGCATGCCGAGGAATGGCCGTGGTCGAGTGTCCGCGCACACTTGCGGGGAGAGGACGACGGCTTGGCAAGGGTGGCGCCGCTGCTCGCCATGGTTGGGAACTGGCCCGAGTACCTGGGTGCAGCGGTGGAGCAGCCCCTGGTCGACAAGATCCATGCCCACACCCGGACCGGTCGACCGCTGGGCGAGGAAGCGTTCGTCGAGGAACTGGAAGGTCGGCTGAATCGGAGGCTCCGACCGCAGAAGCGCGGCCCCAGACCGCGGCCGGAAGCTGGTGACGAGGAGGCGCTTTCACCGCCTGGGTGA
- a CDS encoding thiamine phosphate synthase, protein MAHLDRPAAAAPPRSHAPHPPVPDSTPALSDKRLAPTQRPDFAQAVVALAQAHGKAAVMINDDAQLAHAVGAQGLHLSSSRLREIDQRPDFERIAASCHSAADLARAAQLGLDVVVLGPVLPTASHPRSNGIGGTEFSRWWCSIPLFLSAPRSYRLQESGNAGWFESFPYSPQSLVNSSLGNH, encoded by the coding sequence ATGGCACACTTGGACCGCCCAGCCGCTGCTGCGCCCCCCAGAAGCCACGCCCCACACCCTCCCGTGCCGGACTCCACGCCCGCTTTGTCCGACAAGAGGCTGGCGCCGACGCAGCGTCCCGACTTCGCGCAGGCAGTCGTGGCTCTGGCGCAAGCGCACGGAAAGGCCGCGGTCATGATCAACGACGATGCGCAGCTGGCTCATGCGGTCGGCGCCCAGGGACTGCATCTCTCGTCGAGTCGGCTGAGGGAGATCGATCAACGTCCGGATTTCGAGCGGATCGCCGCCTCGTGTCACAGCGCCGCCGATCTGGCGCGGGCAGCCCAACTCGGTCTCGACGTTGTCGTCCTTGGCCCGGTGTTGCCGACCGCCAGCCACCCGCGGTCGAACGGTATCGGCGGGACGGAGTTTTCGCGCTGGTGGTGCAGCATACCTCTTTTTCTATCCGCACCCCGGAGCTACCGCTTGCAGGAAAGTGGAAACGCGGGCTGGTTCGAAAGTTTCCCCTATTCTCCGCAGTCGCTTGTGAACTCATCATTGGGCAATCATTGA
- the tnpA gene encoding IS200/IS605 family transposase, translating into MDESESLSHSKWECKYHVVFIPKCRRRTLYEQLRRHLGEVFRKLAEQRESRIEEGHLMQDHVHMLISIPPKYAVSHVVGYIKGKSAIHLARVYGEQKRNFVGQSFWARGYFVSTVGRDETLIREYIRDQEQEDKRLDQLSLWR; encoded by the coding sequence ATGGACGAGTCCGAAAGCCTAAGCCACTCGAAGTGGGAGTGCAAATACCACGTAGTGTTCATCCCGAAGTGCCGACGGCGTACGCTGTATGAGCAGCTACGTCGCCACCTCGGGGAAGTGTTCCGCAAACTGGCGGAGCAGAGGGAGAGTCGGATCGAAGAGGGGCATCTGATGCAGGATCACGTGCACATGCTGATTTCGATTCCCCCGAAGTACGCTGTGTCGCATGTGGTGGGGTACATCAAGGGCAAGAGCGCGATTCACTTGGCCCGAGTGTACGGTGAGCAGAAGAGGAACTTCGTCGGCCAGAGCTTCTGGGCAAGAGGGTACTTCGTCTCGACCGTTGGTCGAGACGAGACGTTGATCCGGGAGTACATCCGAGACCAGGAGCAGGAGGACAAGCGACTGGATCAACTGAGCCTGTGGCGCTGA
- a CDS encoding IS5 family transposase, which produces MKQISFSEAEFAAKRRVTRRERFLADMEQVIPWRDVLAIIEPHYPKGKRGRPPIGLERMLRVYLVQQWYGLSDEGVEDAITDSQALRGFVRIDLSREAVPDATTLLQFRHLLEEKELSQGVFAAINAALTAKGLMMREGTIADATILAAPPSVKNEAKARDPEMHQTKKGNQWHFGMKAHIGVDAESGLVHTVVGTAANVADVAQTAEVLHGEEKVVYLDAGYTGVEKREELKDRDIDWQVATKRSKLKAIPKESQLGTLLRRLESVKASIRSKVEHPFHIVKNLFGHRKVRYRGLKKNTAQLHILFALANLVIARRQLLAVHSQGAS; this is translated from the coding sequence GTGAAACAGATCAGTTTTTCGGAAGCCGAGTTTGCGGCGAAGAGGCGGGTCACCAGACGCGAGCGCTTTCTTGCGGACATGGAACAGGTCATTCCCTGGCGAGATGTGCTGGCGATCATCGAACCGCACTACCCGAAGGGGAAGCGCGGCCGGCCGCCGATCGGGCTGGAGCGCATGCTTCGGGTGTATTTGGTCCAGCAATGGTACGGCCTGTCGGACGAGGGGGTGGAGGATGCGATCACCGACAGCCAGGCGTTGCGGGGATTCGTGCGGATCGATCTGTCGCGAGAGGCGGTTCCGGATGCGACGACGCTGCTGCAGTTTCGCCACTTGCTGGAAGAGAAGGAATTGTCGCAGGGCGTCTTCGCGGCGATCAACGCGGCACTGACGGCCAAGGGACTGATGATGCGCGAGGGAACGATTGCCGACGCGACGATCCTTGCCGCACCGCCGTCGGTGAAGAACGAAGCGAAGGCCCGGGATCCGGAGATGCACCAGACGAAGAAGGGCAACCAGTGGCACTTCGGCATGAAGGCGCACATCGGCGTCGATGCCGAGAGCGGGCTGGTTCATACGGTAGTCGGAACGGCGGCGAACGTCGCCGACGTGGCGCAGACCGCCGAAGTGCTGCACGGCGAAGAGAAGGTCGTCTATCTGGATGCCGGCTACACCGGCGTCGAGAAGCGCGAAGAACTGAAAGACCGGGACATCGACTGGCAGGTCGCGACCAAGCGCAGCAAGCTGAAGGCGATCCCCAAGGAGAGCCAGCTCGGGACGCTGCTGCGTCGTCTGGAATCGGTCAAGGCGAGCATTCGCTCGAAGGTCGAGCATCCCTTCCACATCGTGAAGAATCTCTTCGGTCACCGCAAGGTCCGCTACAGGGGCCTGAAGAAGAACACGGCCCAGTTGCACATCCTCTTTGCGCTGGCCAATCTGGTCATCGCCAGGCGGCAGCTTCTGGCCGTCCACAGCCAAGGTGCGTCCTGA
- a CDS encoding Rpn family recombination-promoting nuclease/putative transposase, translating into MTALNSPHDRFFKAVFGRTEVAAEFLERYLPAPAVEALDWKTLRTAKDSFLDPELALHPADLLYSVDLRGGGTGYVHVLFEHKSYVESRIGLDLLRYRVRIWEQWLNAGNSGHLPVIVPVVVHHGTATWRVSRQFADEVEDVPPLRDYVPACVYHLIDLSGYRDDELQGAVMLHTALLTLKYIFRNELRERLPDILGLLRDLAQSSMGLDYVRTLLRYLAQAASVDRLSGDELRQVVTETLSGGGELMQTIAEQWEQQAMDRGIEKGIQRGIEKGIEKGIEQGEARLLKQLLTWRFGALPPWVESQLAGAEPERLEAWAKRALDAQTLDAVFVEGIR; encoded by the coding sequence ATGACGGCGTTGAACAGCCCTCACGACCGCTTTTTCAAGGCGGTGTTCGGGCGGACCGAGGTGGCGGCGGAGTTCCTCGAGCGGTATCTGCCGGCGCCAGCCGTAGAGGCACTGGATTGGAAGACCTTGCGCACCGCCAAGGATTCGTTTCTCGATCCGGAACTTGCGCTTCATCCTGCAGACCTGCTGTACTCCGTCGATCTCCGCGGCGGCGGAACCGGGTATGTGCACGTGCTGTTCGAACACAAGAGCTACGTCGAGTCGCGAATCGGCCTGGACCTCCTGCGTTATCGTGTACGGATCTGGGAACAATGGCTGAATGCCGGGAATTCCGGCCACCTGCCAGTCATCGTGCCGGTCGTGGTGCATCACGGCACGGCAACCTGGCGCGTGAGCCGGCAATTCGCCGACGAGGTGGAAGACGTTCCGCCGCTGCGCGACTATGTGCCGGCATGTGTCTATCACCTGATCGACTTGAGCGGATACCGGGACGACGAGTTGCAGGGCGCGGTCATGCTGCATACGGCGCTGCTCACCCTGAAGTACATCTTCCGGAACGAGTTGCGCGAACGGCTGCCGGACATCCTGGGACTGCTGCGGGACCTCGCGCAGAGCTCGATGGGCTTGGACTATGTCCGTACGCTTTTACGCTACCTGGCGCAGGCGGCGAGCGTCGACCGGTTGAGCGGTGACGAGTTGCGCCAGGTAGTGACAGAAACTTTGAGTGGTGGAGGTGAACTGATGCAGACGATTGCCGAGCAATGGGAACAACAGGCGATGGATAGAGGGATCGAAAAGGGGATCCAAAGAGGAATTGAAAAGGGGATCGAAAAGGGAATCGAGCAAGGCGAAGCACGGTTGCTGAAGCAGTTGTTGACCTGGCGCTTCGGAGCCTTGCCGCCTTGGGTGGAGAGCCAGCTCGCAGGCGCTGAACCGGAGCGCCTGGAGGCGTGGGCGAAGCGCGCGCTCGACGCACAGACCCTGGACGCCGTGTTCGTGGAAGGGATA